Proteins from one Microbacterium proteolyticum genomic window:
- a CDS encoding glycosyltransferase: protein MSQISSARLRIGVVTAFPPGRNSLNEYGYHLVRHLSRLEEVSDVVVYADETDAGAPTPIDGVTFVPSWTFNDPRTVVRVARAVARTRPDAVILNLQFATFGDRRIPGALGLLLPAVLRARRVPTLVVLHNLADNVDMRDAGFARSALTARLMTLAGRLLTRALLRADIVALTIPRYVEFLRDSYGAANALLAPHGSFEEIAKPSFGIPPGRRTIMAFGKWGTYKTVDLLVDAYRLLLDRGYDDLQLVLAGTDSPNSPGYMADAAARYADVPNIEMPGYIAEEDVAPLFGSATVVAFPYTSTTGSSGVLHQAGEYGRAAVLPRIGDLVDVIEEEGFEGVYFEPGDVESLADALAAVLDDPERREMLGRRNYAAASGVPMSEVVQWHIAHIDRLRARRRV from the coding sequence GTGTCGCAGATCTCTTCGGCGCGCCTGCGCATCGGCGTTGTCACGGCGTTCCCCCCGGGCCGCAACAGCCTGAACGAATACGGCTATCACCTCGTCCGGCACCTGAGCCGGCTCGAAGAGGTCAGCGATGTCGTCGTCTATGCGGACGAGACGGATGCCGGGGCCCCGACGCCGATCGACGGGGTGACGTTCGTCCCGAGCTGGACGTTCAACGACCCGCGCACGGTGGTCCGGGTCGCGCGGGCCGTCGCCCGCACCCGCCCCGACGCGGTGATCCTGAACCTGCAGTTCGCGACCTTCGGTGACCGGCGGATCCCCGGCGCGCTCGGCCTCCTGCTCCCGGCCGTGCTGCGCGCGCGGCGGGTGCCCACCCTGGTGGTCCTGCACAACCTCGCCGACAACGTCGACATGCGCGACGCCGGCTTCGCCCGCTCCGCGCTCACCGCGCGGCTCATGACGCTCGCCGGGCGCCTGCTCACGCGGGCGCTGCTGCGCGCCGACATCGTCGCGCTGACGATCCCCCGCTACGTCGAGTTCCTCCGCGACAGCTACGGAGCCGCGAACGCCCTGCTCGCGCCCCACGGCAGCTTCGAGGAGATCGCCAAGCCGTCGTTCGGCATCCCTCCCGGTCGCCGGACGATCATGGCTTTCGGCAAGTGGGGCACGTACAAGACGGTCGACCTCCTCGTGGACGCCTATCGCCTGCTGCTCGATCGCGGCTACGACGATCTGCAGCTCGTCCTGGCCGGCACCGACAGCCCCAACTCGCCCGGATACATGGCCGATGCCGCCGCCCGCTACGCCGACGTGCCGAACATCGAGATGCCGGGGTACATCGCAGAAGAGGACGTCGCGCCGCTCTTCGGCTCCGCCACGGTGGTCGCCTTCCCGTACACCTCCACGACCGGCAGTTCCGGCGTGCTCCACCAGGCCGGCGAGTACGGACGTGCCGCCGTCCTCCCGCGCATCGGCGACCTCGTCGACGTGATCGAGGAAGAGGGGTTCGAGGGCGTCTACTTCGAGCCCGGCGACGTCGAGAGTCTCGCCGACGCGCTCGCCGCGGTCCTCGACGACCCCGAGCGGCGGGAGATGCTCGGGCGCCGCAACTACGCCGCCGCCAGCGGGGTGCCGATGTCGGAGGTCGTGCAGTGGCACATCGCGCACATCGACCGCCTGCGCGCCCGGAGGCGGGTGTGA